The following proteins are co-located in the Flectobacillus major DSM 103 genome:
- a CDS encoding SusD/RagB family nutrient-binding outer membrane lipoprotein: protein MKKIILYISTLILLASTGCEQFIDVNQNPNNPTDVQESLILAPVEVAISHSVHGGYAAILSLHYTQAVALNQTLPNDGTYFLVNSQMNGEWSNLYVTCINNLKILNEKAEKNGNSNYAAISKILTAYCLGIGTDLWGDIPYSQALQGTNKLTPSYDKQEDIYKSIQTLLDNGISDIAKQHTRFPSGDDYFYHGDMNKWRKLAYTLKARYYMHLSKAPNYTAATQADLALTALQKGMESNDDDMKMNYSGAASNENPWNQTFLPGSTLVLSSYTVESLKQRNDPRLSLMVKAAASPDPTLGIYNGRIIGTNDIGSLESYSIPSDFYAGASAFNYIINYSEALFLKAEATLIKSGVAAAQPIYQDAVKSHMQKLGVATAGLNTYLAARGTLTSSNALQRIMEEKNTANFLSIENFSDWRRTGFPVLQKVPNALLSEIPRRFLYPEVEMIANPQAQQTAKLIDRLWWDK, encoded by the coding sequence ATGAAAAAGATTATTCTCTATATAAGTACATTGATTTTGCTAGCTAGCACTGGTTGCGAGCAGTTTATAGATGTAAACCAGAACCCCAATAACCCTACAGATGTACAAGAATCATTGATTTTAGCTCCTGTCGAAGTAGCTATTTCGCATTCGGTACACGGGGGGTATGCCGCAATTTTGTCGTTGCATTATACCCAAGCAGTGGCTTTGAACCAAACGTTGCCCAACGATGGAACTTACTTTTTGGTCAACTCACAAATGAATGGCGAATGGAGTAATTTGTACGTAACTTGTATCAATAACCTAAAAATTCTCAATGAAAAAGCCGAAAAAAATGGTAATAGCAATTATGCAGCTATTTCAAAAATTTTAACGGCTTATTGCTTAGGAATCGGAACAGACCTTTGGGGCGATATTCCTTATTCGCAGGCTTTGCAAGGTACTAACAAGCTAACTCCAAGCTACGACAAACAGGAAGATATTTATAAAAGTATTCAAACATTGCTAGACAACGGTATTAGCGATATTGCTAAACAACATACTCGTTTTCCTAGTGGCGATGATTACTTTTATCATGGCGATATGAACAAATGGAGGAAACTGGCCTATACGCTTAAAGCAAGGTATTATATGCACTTGTCAAAAGCTCCTAATTATACCGCCGCCACACAAGCCGACCTTGCTCTGACGGCCTTACAAAAAGGGATGGAGTCGAATGACGATGATATGAAAATGAATTATTCTGGTGCTGCCAGCAACGAAAACCCTTGGAATCAAACTTTCTTGCCTGGTTCTACTTTAGTGCTGTCGTCGTACACAGTAGAAAGCCTCAAACAACGCAACGACCCACGTTTGTCTTTGATGGTAAAAGCTGCCGCTAGCCCCGACCCTACATTGGGTATTTATAATGGACGTATTATTGGTACAAACGACATTGGTAGCCTCGAATCCTATTCTATTCCGAGTGATTTTTATGCGGGTGCATCGGCTTTTAATTATATTATCAACTATTCGGAAGCTCTTTTCTTGAAAGCGGAGGCTACTTTAATAAAATCGGGTGTTGCGGCGGCTCAGCCTATTTACCAAGATGCTGTAAAATCGCACATGCAAAAATTGGGCGTGGCTACTGCAGGGCTCAATACCTATTTGGCTGCTAGAGGTACGCTAACGTCTAGCAATGCTTTACAACGTATTATGGAAGAGAAAAATACAGCCAATTTTCTATCTATCGAAAACTTCTCTGACTGGAGAAGAACGGGTTTCCCTGTGTTACAAAAAGTGCCAAATGCTTTGTTGAGCGAAATACCAAGACGATTCTTGTATCCAGAGGTAGAAATGATTGCCAACCCTCAGGCACAACAAACGGCCAAATTAATCGACAGGTTGTGGTGGGATAAGTAA